The following is a genomic window from Carassius gibelio isolate Cgi1373 ecotype wild population from Czech Republic chromosome B7, carGib1.2-hapl.c, whole genome shotgun sequence.
tggcgctgctctgtccagtacgtgcgctccgcacctacgtggacagaactctgtgccttaggacctcagaccagctctttgtctgttacggaggccagcagaagggaaaggctgtctccaagcagaggttatcccactggatagtggatgctattgtcctggcttatcaggctcgagacctgccatgccccctaggggtgagagctcactcaactaggaacgtagcttcctcctgggcgttggcgcatggcgcctcgctagcggacatctgtagagctgcgggctgggcgacacctacacattcgcaagattttataatctccgtgtagagcccgtgtcctcccggatactcgccccttcgggccagtaaggacctgctcggtgtcaatccgcttgcttcgccattccactccgcggactggatgcgtgcgctattcccctcaggtgagttcctcagtcagaaccctgggttcctccagcactgttgatgtccaacacttgcgtacatgccctttggtcagccatgtgtggaactaggtgcctccatgtgtcgtgattccccttctgggtaatcccacgtgtgtatgtccacagtaagtctctccgcagcatgtgtctttcccttggcaagccttgccagctctgtcgttgaaaattccaccctgcgggctgggtacctcagagttcttatgtatcaccaccttggtagatacctgcttctgtaagtcctcccacgggcaggcagcctgctagcatatgtccagctggaatatgctacccagcgtattctgtgcgagctgtataggccctcactcgtgctggcctcacgacagggtgctatcactcacacgggtcgctggaagacagctatgtggcgttttgtaagggaccccattcgtaacgtcgaacgtgaccgactgaaagggaacgtcttggttacgtatgtaaccctcgttccctgaaggagggaacggagacgttacgtccccttgccacatcgctgttccgctgaacggccgggtcactggctcggctcctcagcgaagacttgaatgcgagttgctcgcgttgctccttatatacccgctctgcggggcggagctcgccatgcaaattccgcagaccaaggtactttgtgtaccattggctcgttttgtaccactcgaaggtgattgggctctcgggcgagatcccattcgtaacgtctccgttccctccttcagggaacgagggttacatacgtaaccaagacgttctgATATTAGTGCCATTGAGATtgtagatttgtatttttttatttactgtgcaGCACTCTTAAATGATTGTTACTATTTCATTATTTGTGATCTTATTGTCAAAACACCTGTTTATATTatcctttgtgtttgtgtgtgacaggAAAGATGGACCATTTCTACAGACATGAGTAAGTGATTTTATCTAATCTgcacatattacatttaaatgcacaGTGATGAAACTATTCAGTTACACCatcaaagcattttaaaaaaaaaatctgtatactTGCAGTGTTATGGATTTGCAGTCTATGGAGCCAGTTTCTAAGTCTCTACATGAAGGAATTGTCTCGATCTGTAACATCTGCAAGTCCCTTATGAATGCACAAGTCGATCCCACCACAGACACATGCTCCAATTACAAAGAAATCAGGAGACATATCGAGGATGCGGAGCAGAGCatgaaaaatactgagaaaatggtTCAAGACAAACTGGTACATCTGGATGAACGCATGGAGCAACTTATTAGAGAGAAGCAAAACGTTgagcagcagaagaaagaaaaaaacatgaccATGGAAAAATTGCACGAAGAGAAGAGGTCGGCTGAAGTTTCATTAGAGTATTCCAAAGAAGCTTTGTCACAGGCTGTCAAAAACCTAGAATCAGCAAACTATGCCCTAAGCGTACAACAAGACAGAGTGAAGACAGGTGAAGGACTGACAATTGCAGGAGGGGTATTGCTTGCAATACCAATTATTGGATGGATTGCTGGTGAGTATTAGATTACTCTTAACCCTTTgtgaagtttttttgtttttctttggttGATGTGTATTCAAGAGATTCCTGTTCTCTAGGTCCAATAATGATTACCGAGGGACAGCGGGGAATTGAAGAAGCTTCAAATGCCTTGAGACATGCTGAAAGCGAGAAACAAAACTGTGAGTCTCAGTTGTGGAACTGGGTTACAAAAGCTTTACATTACGAGGGGATAATCTCGGAGACACAGGCCGAAATTGAGCAGGCCAATGAAGCACTGAAGAGGATTGAGTGGAAGATTGAAGAGGTTCAAGAGCATCTGAAAGACACAGCTGAAATTCAGCAAGTGGTCCGGAGAAGCGTCAACCTTCTGAGTGTTCTTAGTGGAAGAGTCACTGTCCTCGAGAAACAAACACAACGTTTCATCCTCTGGCAGCCTGTAGTAAAGTCCATGGAAGATGTGATGAAGGCAATGGTAAATATTGCTGAGAATCGGCTCCTCTATAGCGATGGTGTCCCAGGCCTTATAAATACTTTGAGGGAGAATGTTAGAGGATTACTGGCTTTATGCAACTCGTCCAGTAATTCAGAAAATGACAGCTATTACTGATCATTTCAATGTAACTCGCATAGCAaatgctttaaagaaaaaaagaaaaccactTAAATAACTCTGGAATTTTTTTCTGAGTTATCTCTATAATGATATCGTGTTCTTTCAGAAATGAATTTACAACAAATTTACAAAGATTTTAATCACAAGGCAAATTAGTTCAAATCTTATCCACTGCACATTAATCTCAACTGCTTTCATGAATGGCTCCATTTAAATGGATTATATGACACATTGTTAACATCTTATTAATTACTCATAATTAATTTCATATAATCAGTTTGCTGTTTGCATGTTTatagctcatatatatatatataaaaaaataaggttagtttttgatgtcagtttcTGTTCCAAGGATTTTGTTTTTTAGTTCCTGTATTGTCAGTTCCCTTTGGTTATTAGCAAATCCACTGGAAGACAAGCCTGCAACCTTCAGCCCAAAAACCTAAATGGAGGAGAGGCTTCACTATActgtataaaacatttaatgaatcaacagcctgttttataatatttaacacattttatgctaaacaatattttaattggAACTATATGTAGATTTTACcttaataatttcttttttttttttttttttatgagaagccGAGTAGGGTACGTCATGACTGTTAGGACTCATTCATGTCATTACTACCAGCAAATCTGTCACATTACTATTTAATGATGTGTAATATTGTGTTGtattatctataaatatatattttttcctttggtTTTCAGGTTTAACCAGAAATTGGATTTTAATTGTAATGACTGCCATGTTTCTTATAatgatataatgcattttaatgaataacacgaataatttaaattattgtattatattttatgttgtttaatgaaaataatatgatCTTTCTATGGTTTCcgagtttaaataaataaatttgtgacCAATGTGTATGGTGTAtgcccatttttttttattttttttttatgaacagaaTAAAACCTAATATTAAATTGTGGCTTTATGTGCACATTCTATAATCATCCTACTAGCAgagaaaaaacaataaacattcagGCCCAGTTTCCCGTTAATGGCTTAAAATAAACCAGGACTAGGCTAATTCTACTTAAATTAATCCACACTAAACAACTGACTTTCTGAGATGTTGCTTAAATTTGGATTAACTAGCTCTAGACTACAGAGTCTCAGATTAAGGTAATCAAGGACAAGTGAGATCATCTTTTGGAAACCCGATTAGATTAATGGCATGCACATGTGGCTAAGGAGAGGTTGCTATAAAAACCTGGTATGGACTACTTGTAATTCATTAGTCTTAAGGAGTGTGTGGAACAGGAGTCATTACACTTAACCAAAAAATGGATCAAGGCAGAAGAAAACGCTCAAAAAACCTCAGTGAATTTGAGAAGACCCTTTTTAAACAAATTGTATCAAATTATCCTGTAATTGAAAACAAACAGCATGATTCAGGTacagaaaacaagaagaagaaggcaTGGATTTCCATATTGAATCAATTCAACTCAAATGAAAAAGTAACCAAACGGACACTCCAACAAGTTCAGGTAAGATTTATTGTTGCCCCATTCTTACAAATCAGtcaattataaatgttttcattaatgaaatgtaaaaagaaaacaatattatatagaaGTCCTACTTCAGAGTATATATTATCTTGTAAAGGTCCTgtggaaaaacataaaaataaacctgaaaaaaacaaCTGCTGCTACGTGTCAAGAGCGTTTCAAGACAGGCGGGGGACTCCCAGTTCCACCAGACACAAAGGAGTTGGGGGACTTGTTGGCTGGGATTATTGAAAGTCAGCAACCCCTGGAAGGTATTCCAGATGATGACCATTTGGACAGTTCAGGTGAGGAATCTTTCAAAGACTCATTTAACACGTCTCATTTACAGTAACGTGCTATCCCATCCAACATAATTAAATGCAAGTCATGTCTTGTAACAAAAATTATGTAATGACCTTTATTGTTGAAGTCAAAtgtaatgctatttatttatttttttcatacaaagatgaCCTGATCTTGACACAGGACTTGGGGGGGCGCAGGGAACAGTCAAGATGCTCAAATGAATCCAGCAGCAGCCAGCACCAACATGCAGCAGCATCCAGTCTCCTGCAGTAGCAGTAGTCTGCATCCAGCAGTCTCTAATCCAGGCAGCAGGTCAAGAGGGAAAAGGATGACCATTCATGAGAAACTTGCCATAGAGTTCCATGAAcgtaaattacaatatttaaaagaagAACATGAAGTCAAAATGAAAATCCTTCATCTTGAGTTGTCTATGAAAGAGAGAGACATGAAGCAGCAGCAGTGTCAACTGACTTTGGAACAAAATctcagttaaataaataatttcatgaattttttttttacctgtctatGCCAATCATTTATGTATCACTCAAGGCTCATTTATGAGAAGTGCTGCAAAGCAAAAGCATCTCTGTAAGCAAGTCCATTTCTGTCATTGGCTAGCTCAGCGATAGGGACATGTTGGTCATCATCATTTGCAATATCAGGGTCTGGGCAGCCACACTGTTTAAGAAAATTATGAAGCACTGCTGTTGCAATAATAACAATGCAGCACCTCCTAGGTTCAAACCGCAGTGTATTTCGGAGACACTGGAAACGATTCTTCCATACACCAAACATGCGCTCTATTAGCCCTCTGGTGAGCATGTGAGCTTGGTTATAGCGCTGTTGCTCTGGTCTGACTGGATGGAGATAGGGGGTGAACAAGAAGTTTGTCTGTGCATACCCACTGTCACCAAGTAGAATTCCAGAGTGTTGTCTTGTTTCAAACTGCCCGTACAAAGAGGAGTTGTGGAAAATCCTTGAGTCATGGGTTGAACCTTTCCAACGTGCAACAATATTGGAGAACTGCATAGTGGGAGTGCACACTCCTTGTACATTTATTGAAAACCAGTTTTTACGATTTCTGAATTCCTCAGCATCTGCTGTAGAGGGACACTTGATGGGAATGTGGCAGCCATCGATACAACCAATGACTCCAGGGAAGTTACCATATTCATAGAAATCTACCTTGTAGGTGGCCTGTTCAGCAGCATTTGGGAATTTGATGAAATCCTTTTTCAGTTCACATATAGCACTGCAGACTCTGTGTACTATTTTGCACACTGTTGATTCACCTACACCACACAAATCCTCAGTTTCACGATGGAAGGTTCCACATGCCAAAAACCTTAAGGTAATTAATATTTGTAAGGAAGGAGAAATAGGAGTGCCCCTGACTAAGTGACCTGAAAGCTTGGGCTGCAGCAAACCAATTATTTCTGTTGCATTTTCCTTTGACATACGGAAACGGTCAAGAAAATGTAAATCATCAAAATCATTTAGTGGGTTGCTCCTGTCTTTCAGCAACCTTCTTTCTGGTCTTGGTGGTGGTCTCTGATTGTCGTTGAAATAGTCGAGGTAATCCATTTTCTGCTACTATGAACGTGAGCCTTGAGGCAAGAAGTTTTTAATCTGAGGTTAAACCTGCTTCTGACCAGGTTTAATTTAAGACTTCATTTAGATCTGAATTAGGTCTAATCCTACTTCTAGAAATCCGATTGTTTTAAGTCTAGACTAGTGCAAGTCTGAGACTATTGTAATCCATGTGTGAGAAAGCTACTTCAATAAATccaggtttaaaatgacatttagtcTACGACTAGGCTTAATTCCCGTACGGGAAACCGGCCCATATAATATAACATCATAAGCCTGGCTTAAAGACACAACATAACAGATAGACAACGTTATGAATTTACCTCAAAAAGGAATGTCTTACATCAATAATTAAACTACATACAGCATCAACATTCAATAGTGTTGGTTATTAATGATAGTGAGTGAAAGAGTGAAGAATGTTAACAAATTGATAGCTTTCGGTCACGTGACCGGCTCGAAGACCTGGAGGGCAAAACATCCACAGAACTGCAGAACTGTTTCACAGCCGCAAATATTTAGATCACCTCTCAA
Proteins encoded in this region:
- the LOC127961201 gene encoding uncharacterized protein LOC127961201, with protein sequence MDHFYRHDVMDLQSMEPVSKSLHEGIVSICNICKSLMNAQVDPTTDTCSNYKEIRRHIEDAEQSMKNTEKMVQDKLVHLDERMEQLIREKQNVEQQKKEKNMTMEKLHEEKRSAEVSLEYSKEALSQAVKNLESANYALSVQQDRVKTGEGLTIAGGVLLAIPIIGWIAGPIMITEGQRGIEEASNALRHAESEKQNCESQLWNWVTKALHYEGIISETQAEIEQANEALKRIEWKIEEVQEHLKDTAEIQQVVRRSVNLLSVLSGRVTVLEKQTQRFILWQPVVKSMEDVMKAMVNIAENRLLYSDGVPGLINTLRENVRGLLALCNSSSNSENDSYY